The Quercus robur chromosome 7, dhQueRobu3.1, whole genome shotgun sequence genome has a segment encoding these proteins:
- the LOC126691656 gene encoding disease resistance protein TAO1-like isoform X28 → MSTQGASTSSPSSSSTPRRTYDVFLSFRGEDTRTSFTDHLYNALTRKGIFTFRDDENLERGRFISEELVKAIQESKFAIVILSKNYAFSTWLLDELEHIVRCVEETGLVVVPIFYHVNPSDVRKQTGTFAEAFNAHKKRALDEHKMKTWRTALGVVADLSGWDLKDRHESEFIPKIVEDIDKKLNSKFLIIHENLVGVESMVAELLNCSYLDFENNVCMIGICGMGGIGKTTLAKAVYDMHSNKFDASSFIANVREKSERDCLLQLQKQLLKDISGEINTNISDDCEGVYIIKKRLRDKKVLLVLDDVNDEHQLEKLAGKKGWFRPGSWIIITTRDEHVLVAHEVLKIYRPKGLNNDDALKFFCLKAFKNEQPKEGYTQLSQEFVKYAGGLPLALVTLGSFLVGRPRDDWQSALDYFKENPPKKIFDILKISFDGLEDMWKEVFLDIACFFTGWPKFEVIRILKNCGFKARIGISVLQDKSLLTVIGGNEELGMHDLLQEMGKNIVRSCGELGRQSRLWLFEDLCRVLENNMETNAIQAIVIKKRNAGFNFEEFPEVFSKMTNLRLLIIDELHIPNALNRVPNGLRHLSWKCCSLKCLPSSFEPKELVELDLQYSKCEYLWEGAKCLGNLKSINLSSSENLIWTPDFSRVPRLEVLHLGCCTNLGGLHPSIGQLSKLKSLHLSYCESLTNLPSFSEATSLEVLGLECCTNLVGLHPSFGQLSKLKSLDLSRCTSLTNLPSFSEATSLEVLGLEWCTNLVGLHPSFGQLSKLKSLDLSHCTSLTNLPSFSKATSLEVLGLEGCTNLVGLHPSIGQLSKLKSLHLSHCTSLTNLPSFSEATSLEVLGLEGCTNLIGLHPSIGQLSKLKSLHLSRCTSLTNLPSFSEATSLEVLGLEWCTNLVGLHPSIGQLSKLKSLHLSRCTSLTNLPSFSEATSLEVLGLEGCTNLVGLHPSIGQLSKLKSLHLSRCTSLTNLPSFSEATSLEVLGLEWCTNLVGLHPLFGQLSKLKSLHLSCCTSLANLPSFSEATSLEVLLLEGCTNLVGLHPSIGQLSKLKSLHLSRCTSLTNLPSFSEATSLEVLGLEGCTNLVGLHPSIGQLSKLKSLHLSHCTSLTNLPSFSEATSLEVLGLEGCTNLIGLHPSIGQLSKLKSLHLSRCTSLTNLPSFSEATSLEVLGLEGCTNLIGLHPSIGQLSKLKSLHLSRCTSLTNLPSFSEATSLEVLGLEGCTNLVGLHPSIGQLSKLKSLHLSRCTSLTNLPSFLEATSLEVLGLEGCTNLVGLHPSIGQLSKLKSLHLSRCTSLTNLPSFSEATSLEVLGLEGCTNLVGLHPLFGQLSKLKSLNLSDCTSLTNLPNFSEATSLEVLGLR, encoded by the exons TTACCACGTGAATCCATCTGATGTACGGAAGCAGACAGGAACTTTTGCAGAAGCATTTAATGCTCACAAAAAAAGAGCCTTAGATGAACACAAAATGAAAACGTGGAGAACTGCTTTGGGAGTAGTGGCTGATCTCTCTGGTTGGGATTTGAAAGATAG GCATGAGTCAGAATTTATCCCAAAAATTGTTGAAGACATTGATAagaaattgaattcaaaattcTTAATCATTCACGAAAACCTCGTAGGAGTAGAATCTATGGTGGCAGAATTGTTGAACTGTTCGTATTTAGATTTTGAGAATAATGTTTGCATGATAGGGATTTGTGGTATGGGGGGAATCGGAAAGACAACTCTTGCTAAAGCTGTTTATGATATGCATTCTAATAAATTTGATGCTTCTAGTTTTATTGCTAATGTTAGGGAAAAGTCGGAAAGAGATTGTTTGcttcaattacaaaaacaacTTCTTAAAGATATTTCGGGcgaaataaatacaaatatatcgGATGATTGTGAAGGAGTTTACATAATCAAAAAAAGGTTACGTGATAAAAAAGTTCTACTTGTCCTAGATGATGTTAATGATGAGCACCAATTAGAAAAATTGGCCGGAAAGAAAGGCTGGTTTCGACCGGGGAGTTGGATCATTATAACAACTAGAGATGAACATGTGTTAGTTGCACATGAAGTTCTTAAAATTTATAGGCCTAAAGGACTAAATAATGATGatgctttaaaatttttttgtttgaaagccTTCAAAAATGAGCAACCCAAAGAAGGTTATACGCAACTATCTCAGGAATTTGTAAAATATGCCGGTGGCCTTCCGTTAGCTCTTGTTACTTTGGGTTCCTTTTTAGTTGGAAGACCAAGAGATGACTGGCAAAGTGCATTGGactattttaaagaaaatcctccaaaaaaaatatttgatatacttaaaataagttttgatgggCTAGAGGATATGTGGAAGGAGGTATTCTTAGATATTGCGTGTTTCTTTACGGGGTGGCCCAAATTTGAGGTAATACGTATACTAAAGAACTGTGGTTTTAAGGCAAGAATTGGTATAAGTGTTCTTCAGGACAAATCTCTCCTAACTGTCATAGGAGGCAATGAAGAATTGGGGATGCATGATCTACTACAAGAAATGGGTAAAAACATTGTTCGATCATGTGGAGAGCTTGGAAGGCAAAGTAGGTTGTGGCTTTTTGAGGACTTGTGTCGTGTATTGGAGAACAATATG GAAACAAATGCAATTCAAGCCATAGTCATCAAGAAAAGGAATGCAGGTTTCAACTTTGAAGAATTTCCTGAAGTTTTTTCAAAGATGACTAATCTTAGATTGCTAATAATTGATGAGTTGCACATCCCAAATGCTCTCAATCGTGTTCCTAATGGCCTAAGACATCTTTCATGGaaatgttgttcattaaaatGTTTGCCATCTAGTTTCGAACCAAAGGAACTTGTTGAACTTGACTTGCAGTATAGCAAATGTGAATATCTTTGGGAAGGAGCAAAG TGTTTAGGAAACTTAAAGTCCATCAATCTTTCCTCATCGGAGAACCTAATTTGGACACCTGACTTTTCAAGGGTTCCGAGACTTGAGGTACTACACCTTGGTTGTTGCACTAATTTGGGTGGGTTACACCCATCTATTGGACAACTCAGCAAGCTTAAAAGTTTACATCTGTCTTACTGCGAATCTCTTACTAATCTTCCCAGCTTTTCAGAGGCTACGAGTCTTGAGGTACTAGGCCTGGAATGTTGCACTAATTTGGTTGGGTTACACCCATCGTTTGGACAACTCAGCAAGCTTAAAAGTTTAGATCTGTCTCGCTGCACATCTCTTACTAATCTTCCCAGCTTTTCAGAGGCTACGAGTCTTGAGGTACTAGGCCTGGAATGGTGCACTAATTTGGTTGGGTTACACCCATCGTTTGGACAACTCAGCAAGCTTAAAAGTTTAGATCTGTCTCACTGCACATCTCTTACTAATCTTCCGAGCTTTTCAAAGGCTACGAGTCTTGAGGTACTAGGCCTGGAAGGGTGCACTAATTTGGTTGGGTTACACCCATCTATTGGACAACTCAGCAAGCTTAAAAGTTTACATCTGTCTCACTGCACATCTCTTACTAATCTTCCCAGCTTTTCAGAGGCTACGAGTCTTGAG GTACTAGGCCTGGAAGGGTGCACTAATTTGATTGGGTTACACCCATCTATTGGACAACTCAGCAAGCTTAAAAGTTTACATCTGTCTCGCTGCACATCTCTTACTAATCTTCCCAGCTTTTCAGAGGCTACGAGTCTTGAGGTACTAGGCCTGGAATGGTGCACTAATTTGGTTGGGTTACACCCATCTATTGGACAACTCAGCAAGCTTAAAAGTTTACATCTGTCTCGCTGCACATCTCTTACTAATCTTCCCAGCTTTTCAGAGGCTACGAGTCTTGAGGTACTAGGCCTGGAAGGGTGCACTAATTTGGTTGGGTTACACCCATCTATTGGACAACTCAGCAAGCTTAAAAGTTTACATCTGTCTCGCTGCACATCTCTTACTAATCTTCCCAGCTTTTCAGAGGCTACGAGTCTTGAG GTACTAGGCCTGGAATGGTGCACTAATTTGGTTGGGTTACACCCATTGTTTGGACAACTCAGCAAGCTTAAAAGTTTACATCTGTCTTGCTGCACATCTCTTGCTAATCTTCCTAGTTTTTCAGAGGCTACGAGTCTTGAGGTACTACTCCTGGAAGGGTGCACTAATTTGGTTGGGTTACACCCATCTATTGGACAACTCAGCAAGCTTAAAAGTTTACATTTGTCTCGCTGCACATCTCTTACTAATCTTCCCAGCTTTTCAGAGGCTACGAGTCTTGAG GTACTAGGCCTGGAAGGGTGCACTAATTTGGTTGGGTTACACCCATCTATTGGACAACTCAGCAAGCTTAAAAGTTTACATCTGTCTCACTGCACATCTCTTACTAATCTTCCCAGCTTTTCAGAGGCTACGAGTCTTGAGGTACTAGGCCTGGAAGGGTGCACTAATTTGATTGGGTTACACCCATCTATTGGACAACTCAGCAAGCTTAAAAGTTTACATCTGTCTCGCTGCACATCTCTTACTAATCTTCCCAGCTTTTCAGAGGCTACGAGTCTTGAG GTACTAGGCCTGGAAGGGTGCACTAATTTGATTGGGTTACACCCATCTATTGGACAACTCAGCAAGCTTAAAAGTTTACATCTGTCTCGCTGCACATCTCTTACTAATCTTCCCAGCTTTTCAGAGGCTACGAGTCTTGAG GTACTAGGCCTGGAAGGGTGCACTAATTTGGTTGGGTTACACCCATCTATTGGACAACTCAGCAAGCTTAAAAGTTTACATCTGTCTCGCTGCACATCTCTTACTAATCTTCCCAGCTTTTTAGAGGCTACGAGTCTTGAG GTACTAGGCCTGGAAGGGTGCACTAATTTGGTTGGGTTACACCCATCTATTGGACAACTCAGCAAGCTTAAAAGTTTACATCTGTCTCGCTGCACATCTCTTACTAATCTTCCCAGCTTTTCAGAGGCTACGAGTCTTGAGGTACTAGGCCTGGAAGGGTGCACTAATTTGGTTGGGTTACACCCATTGTTTGGACAACTCAGCAAGCTTAAAAGTTTAAATCTGTCTGATTGCACATCTCTTACTAATCTTCCCAACTTTTCAGAGGCTACGAGTCTTGAGGTACTAGGCCTGAGATGA
- the LOC126691656 gene encoding disease resistance protein TAO1-like isoform X26 has product MSTQGASTSSPSSSSTPRRTYDVFLSFRGEDTRTSFTDHLYNALTRKGIFTFRDDENLERGRFISEELVKAIQESKFAIVILSKNYAFSTWLLDELEHIVRCVEETGLVVVPIFYHVNPSDVRKQTGTFAEAFNAHKKRALDEHKMKTWRTALGVVADLSGWDLKDRHESEFIPKIVEDIDKKLNSKFLIIHENLVGVESMVAELLNCSYLDFENNVCMIGICGMGGIGKTTLAKAVYDMHSNKFDASSFIANVREKSERDCLLQLQKQLLKDISGEINTNISDDCEGVYIIKKRLRDKKVLLVLDDVNDEHQLEKLAGKKGWFRPGSWIIITTRDEHVLVAHEVLKIYRPKGLNNDDALKFFCLKAFKNEQPKEGYTQLSQEFVKYAGGLPLALVTLGSFLVGRPRDDWQSALDYFKENPPKKIFDILKISFDGLEDMWKEVFLDIACFFTGWPKFEVIRILKNCGFKARIGISVLQDKSLLTVIGGNEELGMHDLLQEMGKNIVRSCGELGRQSRLWLFEDLCRVLENNMETNAIQAIVIKKRNAGFNFEEFPEVFSKMTNLRLLIIDELHIPNALNRVPNGLRHLSWKCCSLKCLPSSFEPKELVELDLQYSKCEYLWEGAKCLGNLKSINLSSSENLIWTPDFSRVPRLEVLHLGCCTNLGGLHPSIGQLSKLKSLHLSYCESLTNLPSFSEATSLEVLGLECCTNLVGLHPSFGQLSKLKSLDLSRCTSLTNLPSFSEATSLEVLGLEWCTNLVGLHPSFGQLSKLKSLDLSHCTSLTNLPSFSKATSLEVLGLEGCTNLVGLHPSIGQLSKLKSLHLSHCTSLTNLPSFSEATSLEVLGLEGCTNLIGLHPSIGQLSKLKSLHLSRCTSLTNLPSFSEATSLEVLGLEWCTNLVGLHPSIGQLSKLKSLHLSRCTSLTNLPSFSEATSLEVLGLEGCTNLVGLHPSIGQLSKLKSLHLSRCTSLTNLPSFSEATSLEVLGLEWCTNLVGLHPLFGQLSKLKSLHLSCCTSLANLPSFSEATSLEVLLLEGCTNLVGLHPSIGQLSKLKSLHLSRCTSLTNLPSFSEATSLEVLGLEGCTNLVGLHPSIGQLSKLKSLHLSHCTSLTNLPSFSEATSLEVLGLEGCTNLIGLHPSIGQLSKLKSLHLSRCTSLTNLPSFSEATSLEVLGLEWCTNLVGLHPSIGQLSKLKSLHLSRCTSLTNLPSFSEATSLEVLLLEGCTNLVGLHPSIGQLSKLKSLHLSRCTSLTNLPSFSEATSLEVLGLEGCTNLVGLHPSIGQLSKLKSLHLSRCTSLTNLPSFSEATSLEVLGLEGCTNLVGLHPLFGQLSKLKSLNLSDCTSLTNLPNFSEATSLEVLGLR; this is encoded by the exons TTACCACGTGAATCCATCTGATGTACGGAAGCAGACAGGAACTTTTGCAGAAGCATTTAATGCTCACAAAAAAAGAGCCTTAGATGAACACAAAATGAAAACGTGGAGAACTGCTTTGGGAGTAGTGGCTGATCTCTCTGGTTGGGATTTGAAAGATAG GCATGAGTCAGAATTTATCCCAAAAATTGTTGAAGACATTGATAagaaattgaattcaaaattcTTAATCATTCACGAAAACCTCGTAGGAGTAGAATCTATGGTGGCAGAATTGTTGAACTGTTCGTATTTAGATTTTGAGAATAATGTTTGCATGATAGGGATTTGTGGTATGGGGGGAATCGGAAAGACAACTCTTGCTAAAGCTGTTTATGATATGCATTCTAATAAATTTGATGCTTCTAGTTTTATTGCTAATGTTAGGGAAAAGTCGGAAAGAGATTGTTTGcttcaattacaaaaacaacTTCTTAAAGATATTTCGGGcgaaataaatacaaatatatcgGATGATTGTGAAGGAGTTTACATAATCAAAAAAAGGTTACGTGATAAAAAAGTTCTACTTGTCCTAGATGATGTTAATGATGAGCACCAATTAGAAAAATTGGCCGGAAAGAAAGGCTGGTTTCGACCGGGGAGTTGGATCATTATAACAACTAGAGATGAACATGTGTTAGTTGCACATGAAGTTCTTAAAATTTATAGGCCTAAAGGACTAAATAATGATGatgctttaaaatttttttgtttgaaagccTTCAAAAATGAGCAACCCAAAGAAGGTTATACGCAACTATCTCAGGAATTTGTAAAATATGCCGGTGGCCTTCCGTTAGCTCTTGTTACTTTGGGTTCCTTTTTAGTTGGAAGACCAAGAGATGACTGGCAAAGTGCATTGGactattttaaagaaaatcctccaaaaaaaatatttgatatacttaaaataagttttgatgggCTAGAGGATATGTGGAAGGAGGTATTCTTAGATATTGCGTGTTTCTTTACGGGGTGGCCCAAATTTGAGGTAATACGTATACTAAAGAACTGTGGTTTTAAGGCAAGAATTGGTATAAGTGTTCTTCAGGACAAATCTCTCCTAACTGTCATAGGAGGCAATGAAGAATTGGGGATGCATGATCTACTACAAGAAATGGGTAAAAACATTGTTCGATCATGTGGAGAGCTTGGAAGGCAAAGTAGGTTGTGGCTTTTTGAGGACTTGTGTCGTGTATTGGAGAACAATATG GAAACAAATGCAATTCAAGCCATAGTCATCAAGAAAAGGAATGCAGGTTTCAACTTTGAAGAATTTCCTGAAGTTTTTTCAAAGATGACTAATCTTAGATTGCTAATAATTGATGAGTTGCACATCCCAAATGCTCTCAATCGTGTTCCTAATGGCCTAAGACATCTTTCATGGaaatgttgttcattaaaatGTTTGCCATCTAGTTTCGAACCAAAGGAACTTGTTGAACTTGACTTGCAGTATAGCAAATGTGAATATCTTTGGGAAGGAGCAAAG TGTTTAGGAAACTTAAAGTCCATCAATCTTTCCTCATCGGAGAACCTAATTTGGACACCTGACTTTTCAAGGGTTCCGAGACTTGAGGTACTACACCTTGGTTGTTGCACTAATTTGGGTGGGTTACACCCATCTATTGGACAACTCAGCAAGCTTAAAAGTTTACATCTGTCTTACTGCGAATCTCTTACTAATCTTCCCAGCTTTTCAGAGGCTACGAGTCTTGAGGTACTAGGCCTGGAATGTTGCACTAATTTGGTTGGGTTACACCCATCGTTTGGACAACTCAGCAAGCTTAAAAGTTTAGATCTGTCTCGCTGCACATCTCTTACTAATCTTCCCAGCTTTTCAGAGGCTACGAGTCTTGAGGTACTAGGCCTGGAATGGTGCACTAATTTGGTTGGGTTACACCCATCGTTTGGACAACTCAGCAAGCTTAAAAGTTTAGATCTGTCTCACTGCACATCTCTTACTAATCTTCCGAGCTTTTCAAAGGCTACGAGTCTTGAGGTACTAGGCCTGGAAGGGTGCACTAATTTGGTTGGGTTACACCCATCTATTGGACAACTCAGCAAGCTTAAAAGTTTACATCTGTCTCACTGCACATCTCTTACTAATCTTCCCAGCTTTTCAGAGGCTACGAGTCTTGAG GTACTAGGCCTGGAAGGGTGCACTAATTTGATTGGGTTACACCCATCTATTGGACAACTCAGCAAGCTTAAAAGTTTACATCTGTCTCGCTGCACATCTCTTACTAATCTTCCCAGCTTTTCAGAGGCTACGAGTCTTGAGGTACTAGGCCTGGAATGGTGCACTAATTTGGTTGGGTTACACCCATCTATTGGACAACTCAGCAAGCTTAAAAGTTTACATCTGTCTCGCTGCACATCTCTTACTAATCTTCCCAGCTTTTCAGAGGCTACGAGTCTTGAGGTACTAGGCCTGGAAGGGTGCACTAATTTGGTTGGGTTACACCCATCTATTGGACAACTCAGCAAGCTTAAAAGTTTACATCTGTCTCGCTGCACATCTCTTACTAATCTTCCCAGCTTTTCAGAGGCTACGAGTCTTGAG GTACTAGGCCTGGAATGGTGCACTAATTTGGTTGGGTTACACCCATTGTTTGGACAACTCAGCAAGCTTAAAAGTTTACATCTGTCTTGCTGCACATCTCTTGCTAATCTTCCTAGTTTTTCAGAGGCTACGAGTCTTGAGGTACTACTCCTGGAAGGGTGCACTAATTTGGTTGGGTTACACCCATCTATTGGACAACTCAGCAAGCTTAAAAGTTTACATTTGTCTCGCTGCACATCTCTTACTAATCTTCCCAGCTTTTCAGAGGCTACGAGTCTTGAG GTACTAGGCCTGGAAGGGTGCACTAATTTGGTTGGGTTACACCCATCTATTGGACAACTCAGCAAGCTTAAAAGTTTACATCTGTCTCACTGCACATCTCTTACTAATCTTCCCAGCTTTTCAGAGGCTACGAGTCTTGAGGTACTAGGCCTGGAAGGGTGCACTAATTTGATTGGGTTACACCCATCTATTGGACAACTCAGCAAGCTTAAAAGTTTACATCTGTCTCGCTGCACATCTCTTACTAATCTTCCCAGCTTTTCAGAGGCTACGAGTCTTGAGGTACTAGGCCTGGAATGGTGCACTAATTTGGTTGGGTTACACCCATCTATTGGACAACTCAGCAAGCTTAAAAGTTTACATCTGTCTCGCTGCACATCTCTTACTAATCTTCCCAGCTTTTCAGAGGCTACGAGTCTTGAG GTACTACTCCTGGAGGGGTGCACTAATTTGGTTGGGTTACACCCATCTATTGGACAACTCAGCAAGCTTAAAAGTTTACATCTGTCTCGCTGCACATCTCTTACTAATCTTCCCAGCTTTTCAGAGGCTACGAGTCTTGAG GTACTAGGCCTGGAAGGGTGCACTAATTTGGTTGGGTTACACCCATCTATTGGACAACTCAGCAAGCTTAAAAGTTTACATCTGTCTCGCTGCACATCTCTTACTAATCTTCCCAGCTTTTCAGAGGCTACGAGTCTTGAGGTACTAGGCCTGGAAGGGTGCACTAATTTGGTTGGGTTACACCCATTGTTTGGACAACTCAGCAAGCTTAAAAGTTTAAATCTGTCTGATTGCACATCTCTTACTAATCTTCCCAACTTTTCAGAGGCTACGAGTCTTGAGGTACTAGGCCTGAGATGA